A genomic window from Acinetobacter chinensis includes:
- a CDS encoding metal-dependent hydrolase, translating to MLLAKPIKSLISRVVHAGVSVDLEKQTPVVPIRHFKFNFTPRELDVKFFMQKEWATAYFAALSIFLTYGEDLVIETARHHRDQIQDPVLKQRLTSLIGQEAIHSKIHNEYNEIMIPNNIPVRLYRFLAEQVFNRTFLKFPQPLKLSMMAGIEHFTAVFAEYAMTHEEIFNHSLDDKTRALWLWHMMEESEHKDIAYDTYQVLSANYPLRVAGFFIALVTLGLGVGAGALFLPFLRRPFNVVSPDFWIEAKGSWDLLFGLKNGVFGSSLGHIFDYLRPDFHPNDHDTTEYLEYYKEKLLNPENGLLAEYFIKEFTPALRS from the coding sequence ATGTTGTTAGCAAAGCCGATTAAATCGCTTATATCCAGAGTTGTACATGCGGGTGTATCTGTTGATCTGGAAAAACAGACACCTGTTGTACCTATCCGTCATTTTAAATTTAATTTTACGCCCAGAGAACTGGATGTGAAATTTTTCATGCAGAAAGAATGGGCGACTGCATACTTTGCGGCTTTATCCATTTTTTTGACGTATGGCGAAGATCTGGTGATTGAGACCGCACGGCATCACCGTGATCAGATCCAGGACCCTGTTCTGAAACAGCGGCTGACGAGTCTGATTGGTCAGGAGGCGATTCACTCAAAGATTCATAATGAATATAACGAGATTATGATTCCCAACAATATCCCTGTGCGCCTGTACCGCTTTTTGGCTGAGCAGGTGTTCAACCGGACATTTTTAAAATTTCCACAGCCACTTAAATTATCCATGATGGCAGGAATTGAACATTTCACGGCTGTATTTGCTGAATATGCAATGACGCATGAAGAGATATTCAATCACTCACTTGATGATAAAACCCGTGCGCTGTGGTTATGGCATATGATGGAAGAATCTGAGCATAAAGATATTGCTTATGATACCTATCAGGTGCTGTCAGCCAATTATCCATTGCGTGTCGCAGGCTTCTTTATTGCTCTGGTGACCTTAGGGCTGGGAGTTGGAGCAGGGGCACTGTTTTTACCTTTTCTGCGTCGTCCATTCAATGTAGTCAGCCCCGATTTCTGGATAGAAGCTAAAGGCAGCTGGGATTTGCTGTTTGGTCTGAAAAATGGGGTATTTGGCAGCTCTTTAGGACATATTTTTGATTATTTACGTCCTGACTTTCATCCGAACGATCATGATACGACAGAGTACCTGGAGTACTATAAAGAAAAGCTGTTGAATCCTGAAAATGGTTTACTGGCTGAATATTTTATTAAGGAATTTACTCCGGCACTGCGCTCTTAA
- the coaD gene encoding pantetheine-phosphate adenylyltransferase, producing MSKTRVIYPGTFDPITNGHVDLVARASKMFDEVVVAIAIGHHKNPVFSLEERVSLAKESLIHLPNVEFVGFDGLLVNFFREQNATAVLRGLRAVSDFEYEFQLANMNRQLDHHFETVFLTPSEQFSFISSTMVREIARLNGNVAKFVPPGVVEAFKRKHQQGW from the coding sequence ATGTCTAAAACTCGTGTGATATATCCGGGAACTTTTGACCCGATTACCAATGGACACGTAGATCTGGTGGCACGTGCTTCAAAAATGTTTGATGAAGTGGTTGTGGCTATTGCGATTGGTCATCATAAAAATCCTGTATTCAGTCTGGAAGAACGGGTGAGTCTCGCGAAAGAATCCCTCATCCATTTACCCAATGTTGAATTTGTCGGTTTTGATGGACTGCTGGTCAATTTTTTCCGTGAACAGAATGCAACAGCAGTATTACGTGGTCTGCGGGCTGTTTCTGACTTTGAATATGAGTTTCAGCTTGCGAACATGAACCGACAGCTGGATCATCATTTTGAAACGGTGTTTTTGACACCATCTGAGCAGTTTTCCTTTATTTCCTCTACAATGGTCAGGGAAATTGCACGCTTAAACGGTAATGTTGCTAAATTTGTACCACCGGGGGTGGTCGAAGCCTTTAAGCGTAAGCATCAACAAGGTTGGTAG
- a CDS encoding SDR family NAD(P)-dependent oxidoreductase, which translates to MGLFTKKIKPSQNAYAVVTGAGSGIGRSFAMELAKRGGTIVCADINLDAAKETVQQIESQTSAKAYALKCDVGVKEQVEALSEQAEQLMGHPVTLMINNAGVGLGGKFDEVSLDDWKWCMNVNLWGVIHGCHYFVPKFKKQGYGAIINVASAAGYTAAPEMTAYNVTKSSVLALSETLSAELRKDKIRVNVLCPTLVPTNIMKNGRLPGQYAGIADDLLMNHAFTTSEKVVIKTLNNLDAGKLYTIPQPDAKLFWLMKRASPGMYTKMLGIGYPVFNKFMK; encoded by the coding sequence ATGGGACTTTTTACAAAAAAAATTAAACCGTCGCAAAATGCTTATGCAGTTGTAACAGGTGCAGGAAGCGGAATTGGTCGCAGTTTTGCCATGGAGCTGGCAAAACGGGGTGGAACTATAGTCTGTGCGGACATTAACCTGGATGCAGCGAAGGAAACTGTACAGCAGATTGAGTCTCAGACTTCTGCAAAGGCTTATGCACTGAAATGTGATGTGGGTGTTAAAGAGCAGGTCGAGGCATTGTCAGAACAGGCTGAACAGCTGATGGGGCATCCTGTGACACTTATGATTAATAACGCAGGTGTCGGTCTGGGTGGGAAGTTTGATGAAGTGTCCCTGGATGACTGGAAGTGGTGTATGAATGTCAACCTGTGGGGAGTGATCCACGGTTGTCATTACTTCGTGCCTAAATTTAAAAAACAGGGTTATGGCGCGATTATCAATGTTGCTTCAGCAGCAGGTTATACCGCTGCACCTGAAATGACAGCATATAACGTCACCAAGTCGAGTGTGCTTGCACTGTCTGAAACGCTGTCAGCTGAACTGCGCAAAGATAAAATCCGTGTCAATGTGCTGTGCCCGACACTGGTTCCAACCAATATTATGAAAAATGGTCGGTTACCGGGTCAGTATGCAGGCATCGCAGATGATTTACTCATGAATCATGCTTTCACGACCAGTGAAAAAGTTGTGATCAAAACGCTGAATAATCTGGATGCTGGAAAGCTTTATACCATTCCGCAGCCTGATGCCAAACTGTTCTGGTTAATGAAACGTGCTTCGCCTGGGATGTATACCAAAATGCTGGGTATCGGGTATCCCGTTTTTAATAAATTTATGAAATAA
- a CDS encoding metal-dependent hydrolase, whose translation MLLAKPLKKAAAKVFAAAPFSLDKQSPIIPIRHMKFDFEPEKLDPKFYMNAELASAYFASLSIFLTRGEDLVIDTARYHRDFINDPLLKQRVTSLIGQEAIHSKMHEEMNDAYRERDLPVELFRFLAGYVFKYGFERLPQPMKLSLMAGIEHFTAVLAEYMMNHEEIFFRSTDEKQRAIWMWHMLEESEHKDIAFDVFQHLSNNYALRIAGFFPALITILVLISAASFIVPFYRNPKNLISLKYWKEIPYNFRLIFGLKDGVYGSSFKHIFDYLRPDFHPNDHDTTDFLEYYKEKLLHPETGLLTPYMTKEFIPALRI comes from the coding sequence ATGTTATTAGCCAAACCTTTAAAAAAAGCAGCAGCAAAAGTTTTTGCAGCAGCACCATTCAGTCTGGATAAGCAGTCTCCTATTATTCCAATCCGTCATATGAAATTTGACTTTGAACCAGAGAAACTGGATCCAAAGTTTTATATGAATGCTGAGCTGGCAAGTGCCTATTTTGCATCTTTATCCATTTTTTTGACCCGTGGTGAAGACCTTGTGATTGATACAGCGCGTTATCATCGTGACTTTATTAATGATCCACTGTTAAAGCAGCGGGTAACATCTCTGATTGGTCAGGAAGCGATTCATTCAAAAATGCATGAAGAAATGAATGATGCCTATAGAGAGCGTGATCTGCCGGTCGAGCTGTTCCGTTTTCTGGCGGGCTATGTTTTTAAATATGGGTTTGAGCGTCTGCCTCAGCCAATGAAACTGTCACTGATGGCAGGGATTGAGCATTTTACTGCGGTACTTGCAGAATACATGATGAATCACGAAGAAATATTCTTCCGTTCAACCGATGAAAAACAGCGCGCCATCTGGATGTGGCACATGCTTGAAGAGTCTGAACATAAAGATATTGCCTTTGATGTGTTTCAGCATCTGTCCAACAACTATGCATTGCGTATAGCAGGATTCTTCCCGGCATTGATCACCATTCTTGTCCTGATTTCTGCGGCTTCATTTATTGTGCCGTTTTACCGTAACCCAAAAAATCTGATCAGCCTGAAATACTGGAAGGAAATTCCGTATAACTTCAGACTTATTTTTGGACTGAAAGATGGTGTTTATGGCAGTAGCTTTAAACATATCTTTGATTATTTACGTCCTGACTTCCATCCAAATGACCACGATACAACAGATTTTCTTGAATACTATAAGGAAAAATTGCTGCATCCGGAAACGGGCTTGTTGACGCCTTATATGACCAAGGAATTTATTCCTGCTTTACGTATTTAA
- a CDS encoding YfhL family 4Fe-4S dicluster ferredoxin, with protein sequence MSLYITDECINCDVCEPVCPNEAIFMGDVIYEIHPDLCTECVGHHDKPQCQIFCPVDCIPLDPDHVESQDDLMEKYKRLIAQKSASN encoded by the coding sequence GTGTCTTTATATATAACTGATGAATGTATCAATTGTGATGTCTGTGAACCTGTATGTCCCAATGAGGCCATTTTTATGGGGGATGTGATCTATGAGATCCATCCTGACTTATGTACAGAATGTGTTGGACATCATGATAAACCCCAGTGTCAGATTTTCTGTCCAGTCGATTGTATTCCGCTTGATCCTGATCATGTGGAAAGTCAGGATGACCTGATGGAAAAGTACAAAAGACTGATTGCTCAAAAAAGCGCAAGCAATTAG
- a CDS encoding NAD+ synthase produces the protein MKSFKIALSQFSPYTGDIDANVQKMIGLANDAKKQNADLIIFPELSTVGYPAEDLLLRPSLAQRTQLAFDQLKTVKDIVMVFGFVNQTEDGQRYNAAAVMKDGRILGVYNKQNLPNYGVFDEKRYFSEGHQHLVFEYLGHKFGVLICEDVWSLKTVQQLAQLNVETALVLNASPYEVGKPQHRIDTMSALAKELNINVVYTNQVGGQDDLVFDGTSFVINQNGQVAVQAPCFAESLYFAEYDAEQKAYKTGEITAVPGTMAEIYQSLVLATRDYVQRSGFPGVILGLSGGIDSALTLAIAVDAIGADKVQAVMMPYTYTAQISVEDAAEQAKSLGITFGIAEINPVVNSFMQTLYPFFGNSPADATEENLQARTRGTLLMGLSNKFGNLVLSTGNKSELSVGYCTLYGDMVGGFAVLKDVYKTIVFELAKYRNSISETPVIPERVITRPPSAELRPDQKDQDSLPPYDVLDAILYAYIEEDQSQDDIIAKGFEREIVEKVIKLVDRNEYKRRQGAIGPRITSRAFSRERRYPIVNGWKPGV, from the coding sequence ATGAAAAGTTTTAAAATTGCTCTCTCGCAATTCTCTCCATACACTGGTGATATCGACGCTAATGTTCAGAAAATGATTGGACTAGCTAATGATGCAAAAAAACAGAATGCTGATCTGATTATTTTTCCTGAGCTGTCCACGGTAGGTTATCCAGCAGAAGATCTGCTGCTGCGCCCAAGTCTAGCTCAACGTACGCAACTGGCTTTTGATCAGCTGAAAACGGTAAAAGACATTGTCATGGTATTCGGTTTTGTCAATCAGACTGAAGATGGTCAGCGTTATAATGCGGCAGCCGTGATGAAAGATGGACGGATCCTGGGTGTGTATAACAAACAGAATCTTCCAAACTATGGCGTATTTGATGAAAAACGCTATTTTTCAGAAGGTCATCAGCACCTGGTTTTTGAATATCTGGGACATAAATTTGGTGTCCTCATCTGTGAAGATGTCTGGTCCTTAAAAACAGTTCAGCAACTTGCGCAACTGAATGTGGAAACAGCACTGGTTCTGAATGCATCACCTTATGAAGTCGGTAAACCTCAGCACCGTATTGACACGATGTCAGCACTGGCAAAAGAGCTGAACATCAATGTCGTCTACACCAACCAGGTAGGTGGACAGGATGACCTTGTATTTGATGGCACAAGCTTTGTAATCAATCAGAACGGTCAGGTGGCTGTACAGGCACCCTGCTTTGCTGAAAGCCTGTATTTCGCTGAATATGATGCTGAACAGAAAGCATATAAAACAGGTGAAATCACTGCTGTACCTGGCACCATGGCAGAAATTTACCAGAGCCTGGTGCTGGCAACCCGTGACTATGTTCAGCGCTCTGGATTTCCAGGTGTGATATTAGGTCTGTCTGGGGGGATCGACTCAGCTCTGACACTGGCAATTGCAGTGGATGCGATTGGGGCAGATAAAGTTCAGGCAGTCATGATGCCATACACCTATACAGCTCAGATCAGCGTTGAAGATGCTGCTGAACAGGCTAAAAGTTTAGGCATCACTTTTGGTATTGCCGAAATTAATCCTGTGGTCAACAGCTTCATGCAGACGCTTTATCCATTTTTTGGAAACAGCCCTGCGGACGCAACAGAAGAAAATCTGCAGGCGCGTACCCGTGGCACACTGCTGATGGGTTTATCCAATAAATTTGGCAACCTGGTTCTGTCCACAGGAAACAAATCAGAACTGTCCGTCGGTTACTGCACGCTCTATGGCGATATGGTCGGTGGCTTTGCGGTACTGAAAGATGTCTATAAAACCATTGTGTTTGAACTGGCTAAATACCGTAACAGCATTTCAGAGACTCCTGTAATTCCTGAGCGTGTCATAACCCGCCCGCCTTCTGCTGAGCTTCGCCCAGATCAGAAAGATCAGGACTCATTACCGCCTTATGACGTACTCGATGCCATTCTTTATGCTTATATCGAAGAAGATCAGAGCCAGGATGACATTATTGCCAAAGGTTTTGAACGTGAGATTGTTGAGAAAGTCATTAAACTCGTTGACCGTAACGAATATAAACGCCGTCAGGGAGCAATTGGTCCACGTATCACTTCCCGCGCATTCAGCCGTGAACGTCGTTATCCAATCGTAAATGGATGGAAACCAGGTGTCTGA